AATGTTCTCCTGCTGTTTTGAAGCAGGTACCCTTTCTGTGTGGAAAGGAAGGTCTGGCCCAGATCCAGGGCGATGTAGAAAATGAAGGCGTAAACCGGGTCTGTGTTGCAGCCTGTTCTCCCAGAGTAATGTGGGACGTGTTCAACTTCGGCCCTGATGTCGTGGTGGACAGGGCCAACATCCGGGAGCTTGCGGTCTGGTCCTTTCATGATCCAGAGCTTCCTGAACCTGAAGAGGATGAGATGTCTGATCCTCTGACTATGATGGTCAGGGACTATATCAAGATGAGCGTGGCCAAGCTGGAGCGGGTGGCCAAGCCTGAAGCTGAGCCCATGGAGCTGAACAAGACCATCATGGTCCTGGGTGGCGGATTTACCGGTCTTACAGCGGCCTTAAGCGCTGCAGAAACCGGATACGATGTTGTCCTGGTGGAAAAGGAAGACGCACTGGGTGGTTTTGCCGCAAAGATGTACAAGCAGACTCCCACCAAGACTCCCTATGACCAGGCAGAAGCTCCCAGCATCAATGATCTGATCTCCAAGGTTGAGGGCAGCGATAAAATCAAGGTGCTTACCAAGACCAGTCTGGAATTGATTAAAGGAGCACCTGGAAAGTTCAAGGTAACTGTCAAACAGGGCGATGATGAGCAGGAGCTGAGTATCGGCTCAGTGGTACTGGCCACCGGATGGAAGCCTTATGATGCATCCAAGCTGGACAATCTGGGTTACGGCAAGATCAAGAACGTGGTAACCAATGCTGAACTGGAAGCCATGGCCAAGGATGGGAAGCTCAAACGTCCATCTGATGGACAGCCGGTTTTAAGCACTGCATTTATCCAGTGCGCTGGTCAGAGGGACCCTGAACACCTGCCTTACTGTTCATCTGTGTGCTGTATGGCCTCCCTGAAACAGGCCGGCTATGTCCGGGAGCAGGACCCAGAAGCCAAGGCCTTCATATTTTATAAAGATATGCGCACACCAGGCGTTTACGAAAACTATTACCGGGCAGCCCAGGATGATCCGGGAATATTTCTGACCAAATCTGAAATACAGGAAGTCAGTGAAGGTGAAAACGGAAAGGTCGTAGTCAAGGTGACCGATACCCTGCTGGGCGAAGATTTTGAAGTGGAGGTGGATCTCCTTGTCCTGGCCACAGGTATGGTTCCGACCATTTCAGATGAGCCGATTCTCAAGCTCGGCTACCGCCAGGGCGAACAGATCCCGGATCTGGACCTGTTCGACGGATTCGCAGATTCAAACTACATCTGCTTCCCATACGAGACCCGCCGGACAGGCATTTATGCTGCAGGATGCGTCCGTCAGCCCATGTCCATGAGCACTGCCAAGGACGATGCTGCTGGTGCAGCACTCAAGTCCATCCAGTGCCTGGAATCCATCAACAGAGGCGTGGCAGTCCACCCCAGGTCAGGGGACCCGACCTATCCCAAATTCAATATGGTCCGCTGCACTCAGTGTAAGCGCTGCACAGAGGAATGTCCCTTTGGAGCCCTGGATGATGATGAAAAGGGCACTCCAGAGCCAAACACTACCAGGTGCCGCCGCTGCGGAACCTGCATGGGTGCATGCCCAGAACGGGTTATCTCCTTTGATACCTACAGCGTGTCCATGCTCAACGAGATGATCGCCTCCATCCAGGTCCCGGAAGATGAGGAAGAAGGCGGCTACAGAATGCTGGTCCTGGTTTGCGAGAATGATGCCTACCCGGCCCTGGATATGGCTGCCATGCGCAAGAAAAAGTGGTCGTCATATGTACGCTTCATC
This genomic window from Desulfonatronovibrio hydrogenovorans DSM 9292 contains:
- a CDS encoding FAD-dependent oxidoreductase, with product MADKKVGVYICTGCEIGENVNMEKVTEYIDEECSPAVLKQVPFLCGKEGLAQIQGDVENEGVNRVCVAACSPRVMWDVFNFGPDVVVDRANIRELAVWSFHDPELPEPEEDEMSDPLTMMVRDYIKMSVAKLERVAKPEAEPMELNKTIMVLGGGFTGLTAALSAAETGYDVVLVEKEDALGGFAAKMYKQTPTKTPYDQAEAPSINDLISKVEGSDKIKVLTKTSLELIKGAPGKFKVTVKQGDDEQELSIGSVVLATGWKPYDASKLDNLGYGKIKNVVTNAELEAMAKDGKLKRPSDGQPVLSTAFIQCAGQRDPEHLPYCSSVCCMASLKQAGYVREQDPEAKAFIFYKDMRTPGVYENYYRAAQDDPGIFLTKSEIQEVSEGENGKVVVKVTDTLLGEDFEVEVDLLVLATGMVPTISDEPILKLGYRQGEQIPDLDLFDGFADSNYICFPYETRRTGIYAAGCVRQPMSMSTAKDDAAGAALKSIQCLESINRGVAVHPRSGDPTYPKFNMVRCTQCKRCTEECPFGALDDDEKGTPEPNTTRCRRCGTCMGACPERVISFDTYSVSMLNEMIASIQVPEDEEEGGYRMLVLVCENDAYPALDMAAMRKKKWSSYVRFIPIRCLGSVNTQWVAEAMSKGMDGVLLLGCKYGDDYQCHFIKGSELCNKRMDNIGETLERLQVEAERVQQKQISIDEYDKIPQIIDDFIEEIEGYGPNPYKGF